A stretch of the Actinoalloteichus fjordicus genome encodes the following:
- a CDS encoding cytochrome P450, with product MVDDVMLWGADGAAPPPDPAAGADLFTELWDSPTVGAATSSVRYSQETGLWLVRRASDIRRILSDVETFRPDNALDAFTPLSIPALRTLARAGFSLPPTLANNGTDTHAGLRGVVAAFVTPRRVAAAVPMIRRLVRSWLADYAPALQSGAVVDLGSPLARDLPARVLLHLLRVDEVDLPVLKEWSSASLELFWGLPGERRQRDLAVLAGDFYRWLRSRLAAADPDGPDLFAALRRHRLPDGAPLSAAEAVGVCYFLFIAGQETTTQLLAGLLHRVLGEPERWREIAAGAPGAAESCVEEFLRLTPPVPTWRRVTAAETVVDGVTVPAGARLLLLLGAAGRDDVSAGPGVGCPVPSGVGPSDLDSSDLDGSGRVPRPAGDPEGAEAARPDAALGAGAEQETADPGVFRPGRPNPRRHLAFGHGPHFCLGAGLARAEAAVVLETVAAALPRLRRVEEHPPQLRLLSFRAPRRVLVTEEPPMR from the coding sequence GTGGTCGATGACGTGATGCTCTGGGGGGCCGACGGCGCCGCCCCGCCCCCCGACCCGGCGGCGGGGGCGGACCTCTTCACCGAGTTGTGGGACTCCCCGACCGTCGGTGCCGCGACCTCCTCGGTCCGGTACTCCCAGGAGACCGGCCTCTGGCTGGTGCGCCGGGCATCCGACATCCGCCGCATCCTGTCCGACGTCGAGACCTTCCGCCCGGACAACGCGCTCGACGCCTTCACGCCGTTGTCGATTCCCGCGCTGCGCACGCTGGCGCGCGCGGGCTTCAGCCTGCCGCCGACCCTGGCCAACAACGGCACCGACACGCACGCCGGGCTTCGCGGCGTGGTCGCGGCCTTCGTGACACCCCGGCGCGTCGCGGCGGCCGTCCCGATGATCCGGCGACTCGTGCGGTCCTGGCTGGCCGACTATGCCCCCGCCCTGCAGAGCGGAGCCGTCGTGGACCTCGGCAGCCCGCTGGCCCGTGATCTGCCCGCCCGGGTGCTGCTGCATCTGCTGCGCGTCGACGAGGTCGACCTGCCGGTGCTCAAGGAGTGGAGCAGCGCCTCCCTGGAGCTGTTCTGGGGCCTGCCCGGCGAGCGGCGCCAGCGTGATCTCGCCGTCCTGGCAGGCGACTTTTACCGCTGGCTGCGGTCGCGGCTGGCCGCCGCCGACCCGGACGGTCCGGACCTGTTCGCCGCGTTGCGCAGACATCGGCTGCCCGATGGGGCGCCGCTGTCGGCCGCTGAGGCGGTAGGCGTCTGCTACTTCCTGTTCATCGCGGGGCAGGAGACCACGACGCAACTCCTCGCAGGCCTGCTGCATCGGGTGCTCGGCGAACCGGAGCGCTGGCGCGAGATCGCGGCAGGCGCCCCCGGCGCGGCCGAATCGTGTGTCGAGGAGTTTCTGCGCCTCACACCGCCGGTCCCGACCTGGCGCCGGGTCACCGCCGCCGAGACCGTCGTCGACGGGGTCACCGTGCCTGCGGGCGCCCGACTGCTGTTGCTGCTCGGCGCGGCGGGCCGGGATGACGTGTCGGCGGGGCCCGGCGTGGGATGTCCCGTGCCCTCGGGTGTCGGCCCCTCGGATCTCGACTCGTCCGATCTCGACGGCTCGGGCCGGGTGCCGCGCCCAGCCGGAGATCCCGAGGGCGCCGAGGCCGCCCGCCCCGACGCGGCTCTAGGGGCAGGCGCCGAACAGGAGACGGCCGATCCCGGCGTGTTTCGGCCCGGGCGCCCGAATCCTCGGCGACATCTGGCCTTCGGCCACGGCCCGCACTTCTGTCTCGGTGCGGGACTGGCGCGCGCCGAGGCCGCCGTCGTGCTGGAGACCGTCGCGGCCGCCCTGCCCCGGCTGCGCCGTGTCGAGGAGCATCCGCCGCAGCTCCGACTGCTGTCCTTCCGCGCGCCCCGGCGGGTCCTCGTGACGGAGGAGCCGCCGATGAGGTGA
- a CDS encoding YaaA family protein — protein MLVLLPPSETKAHGGDGPPLNLDGLSFPELTDVRRTLIRAVAALAEDVPASLDALGLSPRQSAEAARNAVLTTAGTLPALARYTGVVYDALDLASLSAADRDRATSRLAVSSALFGLVGGGDLIPGYRLSAGSRLPGLASLRSLWRPVAGPVLAAQDGLIVDLRSGAYATLADAPGAVAVRVLSEDESGARSVVSHANKHLKGRLARALVQIEPEPTGVDEVVEAATRLGLIAERRGSGAVDLISRVGAPVGAG, from the coding sequence GTGCTCGTGCTGCTGCCGCCCTCGGAGACCAAGGCACACGGCGGCGACGGCCCGCCGTTGAACCTCGACGGGCTCTCCTTCCCCGAACTCACCGACGTCCGGCGCACCCTGATCCGTGCGGTGGCCGCCCTCGCCGAGGACGTGCCCGCGAGCCTCGACGCGCTGGGGCTGTCGCCGAGGCAGAGCGCGGAGGCCGCGCGCAACGCCGTCCTGACCACCGCGGGCACGCTGCCCGCGCTGGCTCGCTACACCGGAGTGGTGTACGACGCGCTGGATCTCGCCAGTCTCTCCGCCGCCGATCGCGACCGGGCGACCAGCAGGCTCGCCGTCTCCTCTGCGCTGTTCGGTCTGGTCGGGGGCGGTGATCTGATTCCGGGCTATCGACTCTCGGCAGGCAGCAGACTGCCGGGACTCGCCTCACTGCGGAGTCTGTGGCGCCCGGTGGCGGGCCCGGTGCTCGCCGCGCAGGACGGCCTCATCGTCGATCTCCGCTCCGGCGCCTACGCCACGCTCGCCGACGCCCCCGGCGCGGTCGCCGTCCGCGTCCTCTCCGAGGACGAGTCCGGTGCGCGGTCGGTGGTGAGTCATGCCAACAAGCACCTCAAGGGCAGGCTGGCCCGTGCGCTGGTCCAGATCGAGCCGGAGCCGACCGGCGTGGACGAGGTCGTCGAGGCGGCGACCCGGCTGGGGCTGATCGCCGAACGACGCGGCTCGGGCGCCGTCGACCTGATCAGCCGCGTCGGAGCGCCCGTCGGCGCGGGCTGA
- a CDS encoding putative quinol monooxygenase: MFGYLASMRTTPGHRDRVIALLTGGVDGLRALGCTLYLVGASATDDDVIWVTEVWESREHHEASLSRPEVRAAIAEARPMLTGDVTSAEFTVAGGLGI, encoded by the coding sequence ATGTTCGGTTACCTCGCCAGTATGCGGACGACCCCCGGACACCGGGACCGGGTGATCGCCCTGTTGACGGGCGGTGTCGACGGCCTGCGTGCGCTGGGCTGCACGCTCTATCTCGTCGGCGCCTCCGCCACCGATGACGACGTCATCTGGGTGACCGAGGTGTGGGAGAGCCGGGAGCATCACGAGGCCTCGCTGTCCCGGCCGGAGGTCAGGGCGGCCATCGCCGAGGCGAGACCCATGCTGACCGGCGATGTCACCAGTGCGGAGTTCACGGTGGCGGGCGGGCTCGGAATCTGA
- a CDS encoding serine protein kinase RIO — MPADAAEHASDHATPLGVSWDGEYGDEDDVEGRYGGFTDFTDFSDEQPNAEDDEYDEYADYDDADHAWAGRGRRPRRRARDQDEAGLSHRRGRLTEAARQRALELREENVDPTDVPLPADADRWTTWDDGVRGPLPHPGWLVTASAASDRELGVLKTGKEAEVHLIERSESITGASCLLAAKRYRSAEHRLFHRDAGYLEGRRMRRSREMRAIEGRTDFGRNLIAEQWATAEFAALSRLWELGVPVPYPAQQVGTELLIEFLGEPDGTAAPRLAQLRPAEDELVRLWASLLRSLHLMASHGLAHGDLSAYNLLVHQGELILIDLPQLVDVVANPEGPRFLARDVANVSAWFLAHGLPAELAHESELTRELLDAAGLSTPR; from the coding sequence GTGCCGGCGGACGCTGCCGAGCACGCCTCCGATCACGCGACCCCGCTCGGCGTCTCCTGGGACGGCGAGTACGGCGACGAGGACGATGTCGAAGGCCGGTACGGCGGCTTCACCGACTTCACCGACTTCTCCGACGAGCAGCCCAACGCGGAGGACGACGAGTACGACGAGTACGCGGACTACGACGACGCTGATCACGCCTGGGCCGGACGCGGGCGCAGGCCGCGCCGCAGGGCCCGCGACCAGGACGAGGCCGGACTCAGCCACCGCCGAGGCAGGCTGACCGAGGCGGCTCGGCAGCGGGCCCTGGAACTCCGCGAAGAGAACGTCGATCCCACCGACGTCCCCCTCCCAGCGGATGCCGACCGCTGGACCACCTGGGACGACGGCGTCCGGGGCCCGCTCCCCCACCCGGGCTGGCTCGTCACCGCCTCCGCCGCCTCGGATCGCGAACTCGGCGTGCTCAAGACCGGCAAGGAGGCTGAAGTTCACCTCATCGAGCGATCCGAGTCGATCACCGGGGCCTCCTGCCTGCTGGCCGCCAAGCGCTATCGCTCGGCCGAGCATCGGCTGTTCCACCGGGACGCTGGCTACCTGGAGGGCAGGCGGATGCGGCGTTCCCGCGAGATGCGGGCGATCGAGGGACGCACCGACTTCGGCCGCAACCTCATCGCCGAGCAGTGGGCGACAGCGGAGTTCGCCGCGTTGAGCAGGTTGTGGGAGCTGGGCGTCCCGGTGCCGTATCCGGCGCAGCAGGTCGGCACCGAACTGCTCATCGAGTTCCTCGGCGAGCCCGACGGCACCGCCGCACCGAGGCTGGCGCAGCTCCGCCCGGCCGAAGACGAGCTGGTCAGGCTGTGGGCGTCACTACTTCGGTCACTGCACCTGATGGCCTCGCACGGGCTCGCGCACGGCGACCTGTCCGCCTACAACCTACTCGTGCACCAGGGTGAGCTGATCCTGATCGATCTCCCGCAGCTCGTGGACGTCGTCGCCAATCCGGAGGGCCCGCGCTTCCTCGCCAGGGACGTGGCCAACGTCTCCGCGTGGTTCCTCGCTCACGGTCTGCCCGCCGAACTGGCCCACGAGAGCGAGTTGACGCGGGAGCTGCTCGACGCGGCGGGCCTGTCGACACCGCGATGA
- the cobA gene encoding uroporphyrinogen-III C-methyltransferase produces the protein MRAEQHDGSPDPYLTGLLLTGRRVVVVGAGTVAQRRLPRLVGAGAVVEVIAPQATPSVEAMADAGELTWSRRPYQTGDLADAWFAVACTSEPSVNAEVAAEAAVSRVFCVRADQAAGGSAVTPAVGEHAGLRIGVLAGGRPRRSAAVRDAVLAGLSSGAIDDQDETAEQHAAGVALIGGGPGDPDLITVRGRRLLARADVVVTDRLAPRELLEELAPDVEVIDASKIPYGRAANQEVINATLIERARQGRFVVRLKGGDPFVFGRGFEEVLACAEAGVPVTVVPGVTSAFAVPAVADVPVTHRGVAHEVVVVSGHVAPSDDRSLTDWQALARLRGTIVLLMGVERIEQFASVLTEHGRRADTPVAVLQDGTLRSQRVLRSTLDTVAEDIASAGVRPPAVIVIGDVAALGPAPHPTSSEVDEESEA, from the coding sequence ATGCGAGCCGAACAGCACGACGGGTCCCCCGATCCCTATCTCACCGGGCTGCTGCTGACCGGTCGACGGGTCGTGGTGGTGGGAGCGGGCACCGTTGCCCAGCGACGGCTGCCCCGACTGGTCGGTGCGGGCGCGGTCGTCGAGGTCATCGCCCCGCAGGCCACGCCGTCGGTGGAGGCGATGGCCGACGCCGGCGAGCTGACCTGGTCGCGACGGCCCTATCAGACGGGCGATCTCGCCGACGCCTGGTTCGCCGTGGCCTGCACCTCGGAGCCGTCGGTCAACGCCGAGGTCGCGGCAGAGGCGGCGGTGAGCAGGGTCTTCTGCGTCCGGGCCGATCAGGCGGCGGGTGGCAGCGCCGTGACCCCCGCCGTCGGCGAACACGCGGGCCTGCGCATCGGGGTGCTCGCGGGCGGACGGCCACGTCGCTCGGCCGCCGTGCGTGATGCAGTACTGGCCGGCTTGAGTTCCGGGGCGATCGACGATCAGGACGAGACCGCCGAGCAGCACGCCGCCGGTGTCGCGCTCATCGGCGGCGGTCCCGGCGACCCCGATCTGATCACGGTGCGCGGCAGGCGGCTGCTCGCCCGCGCCGACGTCGTGGTGACCGACCGGCTGGCGCCTCGTGAGCTGCTGGAGGAACTGGCCCCCGACGTCGAGGTGATCGACGCCTCGAAGATCCCCTACGGGCGGGCGGCGAACCAGGAGGTCATCAACGCGACGCTGATCGAACGCGCCCGCCAGGGTCGGTTCGTGGTGCGGCTCAAGGGCGGAGACCCGTTCGTCTTCGGCCGGGGGTTCGAGGAGGTCCTGGCGTGTGCGGAGGCGGGCGTTCCCGTCACCGTCGTGCCCGGCGTCACGAGTGCCTTCGCCGTCCCGGCCGTCGCCGACGTCCCCGTGACGCATCGGGGCGTCGCTCATGAGGTGGTCGTGGTCTCCGGCCATGTCGCTCCGAGCGACGACCGGTCGCTGACCGACTGGCAGGCGCTCGCACGGCTGCGCGGCACCATCGTGCTGCTGATGGGCGTCGAACGCATCGAGCAGTTCGCCTCGGTGCTGACCGAGCACGGCAGGCGGGCCGACACCCCGGTGGCGGTGCTGCAGGACGGGACGCTGCGCTCACAGCGAGTGCTGCGATCCACTCTGGACACCGTCGCCGAGGACATCGCCTCGGCGGGGGTCCGGCCGCCCGCCGTGATCGTCATCGGCGACGTGGCCGCGCTGGGGCCCGCGCCGCATCCGACGTCGTCCGAGGTGGACGAGGAGTCCGAGGCCTGA
- a CDS encoding 8-amino-7-oxononanoate synthase: MSAPGDQVFDWLDVRAQARAKAGLRRRLVPRSADSDVRNLAGNDYLGLARDPRVVAAASAAARRWGAGSTGSRLVTGTLDAHAELERDLADFCGVESALVFSSGYLANLGALSALGGPGTLLVADEYDHASLIDGMRLSRSDHMRVPHRDVAAVAAALRDRSRKRALVVTDSVFSVDGDLAPLAALAAVCREHSAGLLIDDAHGLGVLGPGGRGAPAAAGIAGAPDVVVTATLSKSLGSQGGVVLGPARVIRHLVETARTFIFDTGLAPASVGAAAEALAVLRAEPELADRVRASARALAERLRAAGLDAAEPAGAVVSVRAPSAQQALDWAGRCAAAGVAVGCFRPPSVPDHVSRLRLTARSDLTEQDLDHVVDVLVATAPARADERLLAT; this comes from the coding sequence GTGAGCGCTCCGGGTGATCAGGTGTTCGACTGGCTGGACGTCCGGGCCCAGGCCAGGGCGAAGGCCGGGCTCCGCCGCCGACTCGTGCCCAGGTCCGCCGACTCCGACGTGCGCAACCTCGCGGGGAACGACTATCTGGGTCTCGCCAGAGACCCGCGCGTCGTGGCGGCGGCCTCGGCGGCGGCGCGACGCTGGGGCGCCGGGTCGACCGGTTCGCGGCTGGTGACCGGCACTCTCGACGCCCATGCGGAGCTGGAACGAGACCTCGCCGACTTCTGCGGCGTCGAGAGCGCCCTGGTGTTCTCCTCCGGCTACCTGGCCAATCTGGGCGCGCTGAGCGCGCTGGGCGGGCCAGGCACGCTGCTCGTCGCCGACGAGTACGACCACGCCTCGCTGATCGACGGGATGCGGCTGTCCCGTTCGGACCACATGCGGGTTCCGCATCGCGACGTCGCGGCGGTGGCCGCCGCGCTGCGCGACCGGTCGCGGAAACGTGCCCTGGTGGTCACCGACTCGGTGTTCTCGGTGGACGGTGACCTCGCGCCCCTGGCCGCGCTGGCCGCCGTGTGTCGCGAGCACTCGGCGGGCCTGCTGATCGACGACGCGCACGGCCTCGGCGTCCTGGGTCCCGGCGGACGCGGCGCACCTGCGGCGGCGGGGATCGCGGGCGCGCCGGACGTGGTGGTCACCGCGACCCTGTCCAAATCGTTGGGCTCGCAGGGCGGCGTGGTGCTCGGGCCCGCGCGAGTCATCCGCCATCTCGTCGAGACGGCCCGCACGTTCATCTTCGACACCGGGCTGGCGCCTGCGTCGGTGGGTGCCGCCGCCGAGGCCCTCGCCGTGCTGCGGGCCGAGCCGGAACTCGCCGACCGGGTTCGCGCCTCGGCCCGCGCCCTGGCCGAGCGACTGCGGGCGGCGGGCCTGGACGCAGCCGAGCCTGCGGGTGCCGTGGTGTCGGTCCGGGCGCCCTCGGCCCAGCAGGCACTCGACTGGGCGGGCCGCTGCGCAGCGGCAGGCGTGGCCGTCGGGTGCTTCCGACCGCCCTCGGTGCCGGACCACGTCTCCCGGCTCCGGCTGACCGCCCGCAGTGACCTCACCGAGCAGGATCTGGATCACGTGGTGGACGTCCTCGTCGCCACCGCCCCCGCGCGGGCAGACGAGCGGCTGCTCGCGACGTGA
- a CDS encoding GNAT family N-acetyltransferase, which yields MRAYSIEDQGRPTDGVVVHRAAGDELTAQTLYGLLRLRSAVFVVEQDCAYLDPDGRDLAPDTRHLWLTDAGSTEPAAVLRLLAEPAGVVRVGRVCTASAARGRGLARTLMTAALAEIGSATSVLAAQVTVVDFYRSFGYQESGEAFDEDGIRHQPMTRPGVDAG from the coding sequence GTGCGTGCCTACTCCATCGAGGACCAGGGTCGACCGACCGACGGCGTGGTCGTGCATCGCGCCGCAGGCGACGAGCTCACGGCCCAGACGCTCTACGGCCTGCTCCGACTCCGATCCGCCGTGTTCGTGGTCGAGCAGGACTGCGCCTATCTCGACCCGGACGGGCGTGACCTGGCGCCGGACACCCGGCACCTCTGGTTGACCGACGCGGGCTCCACCGAGCCGGCGGCCGTCCTGCGGCTGCTCGCCGAGCCTGCCGGGGTCGTCCGCGTCGGTCGGGTATGCACGGCCTCGGCCGCGCGGGGGCGAGGCCTGGCCCGCACGCTCATGACGGCCGCGCTCGCGGAGATCGGCTCGGCGACGTCCGTGCTGGCCGCGCAGGTCACGGTCGTCGACTTCTACCGCTCCTTCGGCTACCAGGAGTCGGGGGAGGCCTTCGACGAGGACGGCATCCGACATCAGCCGATGACCCGTCCGGGAGTCGACGCGGGCTGA
- a CDS encoding DEAD/DEAH box helicase, with amino-acid sequence MPTTSRSRSERAHSPRHPNEHGRGGDGARHGSGRRRPRRETRPQQAVSPLLHSALEATAPLPTGPMPSFTELGLPEALVRTLSEKGITEPFPIQAATLPDVLAQRDVLGRGQTGSGKTLAFGLPMLTRLKDGQTAPLRPRGLILVPTRELAMQVHDALEPFAHALRLRTTTVVGGTSFPRQTAALRRGVDLLIATPGRLSDHVRQGTCQLDDVMIATLDEADQMADMGFLPQVRAILDLVKPGGQRLLFSATLDREVGTLVREYLTDPVVHAVAPPSASVTTMEHHLLLVSADDKPDVLAGIGAREGRTIMFVRTKHTADRVAKKLRSVGVRAGALHGGKTQNARTRTLGEFREGSTPVLVATDVAARGIHVDDVSLVVHVDPPADPKDYLHRAGRTARAGESGVVVTLVLNEQRRSVTAMTNRAGVRAKSTRVRPGDEELSTLTGARTPSGEPVAEPRPERQPRPRRAGAPGGRGRGGAGAARSGGFRGGERRDRGQRENRANYSR; translated from the coding sequence GTGCCAACCACGTCCCGAAGCCGTTCCGAACGCGCGCACTCGCCGCGTCACCCCAATGAGCATGGGCGTGGCGGCGACGGAGCGCGGCACGGCAGCGGCAGGCGACGTCCCCGCCGCGAGACCAGGCCGCAGCAGGCCGTCTCGCCGCTGCTTCACTCGGCGCTGGAGGCCACGGCCCCGCTGCCGACCGGCCCGATGCCGTCCTTCACGGAGCTGGGCCTGCCGGAGGCCCTGGTGCGGACGCTGTCCGAGAAGGGCATCACCGAGCCGTTCCCGATCCAGGCGGCCACGCTGCCCGACGTCCTGGCTCAGCGCGACGTGCTCGGCCGGGGCCAGACCGGTTCCGGCAAGACCCTCGCCTTCGGTCTCCCGATGCTGACCAGGCTCAAGGACGGCCAGACGGCGCCGCTGCGGCCCCGAGGCCTGATCCTGGTGCCCACTCGCGAGCTCGCGATGCAGGTGCACGACGCTCTGGAGCCGTTCGCCCACGCCCTGCGGTTGCGGACCACCACGGTGGTCGGCGGCACGTCCTTCCCCCGGCAGACCGCCGCGCTGCGGCGCGGCGTCGACCTGCTGATCGCGACGCCGGGCAGGCTCTCCGACCACGTCCGGCAGGGCACCTGCCAGCTCGACGACGTGATGATCGCCACCTTGGACGAGGCCGACCAGATGGCGGACATGGGCTTCCTGCCCCAGGTCCGCGCGATCCTCGACCTGGTGAAGCCCGGCGGACAGCGGCTGCTGTTCTCCGCGACGCTGGACCGCGAGGTCGGCACGCTGGTGCGGGAGTACCTCACCGACCCGGTGGTCCACGCCGTCGCCCCGCCTTCGGCGAGCGTCACGACCATGGAGCACCACCTGCTCCTCGTCTCGGCCGACGACAAGCCGGACGTGCTGGCGGGCATCGGCGCACGTGAGGGCCGCACGATCATGTTCGTGCGCACCAAGCACACCGCCGACCGCGTCGCCAAGAAGCTGCGGTCGGTCGGCGTCCGGGCCGGTGCGCTGCACGGCGGCAAGACTCAGAACGCCAGGACCCGCACGCTCGGCGAGTTCCGCGAGGGCAGCACGCCCGTGCTGGTCGCCACCGACGTCGCCGCGCGCGGCATCCACGTCGACGACGTCAGCCTGGTCGTGCACGTGGACCCGCCCGCAGACCCGAAGGACTACCTGCACCGTGCGGGACGTACCGCTCGGGCAGGTGAGTCGGGCGTGGTGGTCACGCTGGTGCTCAACGAGCAGCGTCGCAGTGTCACCGCGATGACGAACCGTGCGGGCGTGCGGGCGAAGTCGACCCGCGTGCGTCCCGGCGACGAGGAGCTGTCCACCCTCACCGGGGCCAGGACCCCCAGCGGCGAGCCGGTGGCCGAGCCGCGTCCGGAGCGTCAGCCCCGGCCGCGTCGGGCGGGTGCGCCCGGCGGCCGCGGTCGCGGCGGAGCGGGCGCGGCTCGCTCCGGCGGCTTCCGAGGCGGCGAGCGTCGGGACCGGGGCCAGCGGGAGAACCGCGCGAACTACTCGCGCTGA
- a CDS encoding cobalt-precorrin-4/precorrin-4 C(11)-methyltransferase, translating to MTSGRVSFIGAGPGSADLITVRGARRIAEAEVVVWASGSISPDCVREHAGEQAQLVDSSRVSDEAVVEIYRRAAAERLRVVRLLPGDPALWSGVQAHHDVCRRFGLDVEIVPGVSTVSAAASAAGRELTPDGAHSVVLARADGGKTPLPQGEDLRQFVAGGATIAMYLAGARAGELVEQLVAGGFTATTPVIVGHKPSWPDEQLLRTSLGELAATVKQHRLWSNTLFLIGESLAESGPRGRGANRSAHPYRRSAGATTGSAHRSAATARREARESSRGGDAGSTAAGADVPFEPRTSEAERGAEATAAWWAVRDWQETARGASRAGGRGASGRTRRAAEDSSAGVESDEPLPAAADTAESAAGDGEQTSTAGQSRAEATTAIPAQAEAVDPVPSESRTPAAGQKVSAKRTATQSVSAKVDTTNRAKTRSAGEAKGSDAGTDAGSGGRRAAGRKSSQGRGRRS from the coding sequence ATGACCAGCGGCCGGGTCTCGTTCATCGGTGCAGGTCCCGGTTCGGCCGATCTCATCACGGTGCGTGGTGCCCGCCGCATCGCAGAGGCCGAGGTCGTGGTGTGGGCATCCGGGTCGATCTCGCCGGACTGTGTTCGCGAGCACGCCGGGGAGCAGGCGCAGCTCGTCGACTCCTCGCGGGTTTCCGACGAGGCGGTCGTGGAGATCTACCGGCGCGCGGCGGCCGAGCGGCTTCGAGTCGTCCGCCTGTTGCCCGGCGATCCCGCCCTGTGGAGCGGCGTCCAGGCGCACCACGACGTGTGCAGGCGTTTCGGCCTCGACGTGGAGATCGTGCCCGGCGTGTCCACTGTGTCGGCGGCGGCCTCGGCGGCAGGCCGCGAGCTGACCCCGGACGGCGCTCACTCGGTGGTCCTGGCCAGGGCGGATGGCGGCAAGACGCCGTTGCCGCAGGGCGAGGACCTGCGGCAGTTCGTCGCGGGCGGTGCGACGATCGCGATGTACCTGGCGGGCGCGCGGGCCGGGGAACTCGTCGAGCAGCTCGTGGCGGGCGGTTTCACCGCGACCACGCCGGTGATCGTCGGACATAAGCCGTCGTGGCCGGACGAGCAGCTCCTGCGCACCTCACTCGGCGAGCTGGCGGCGACCGTCAAGCAGCACCGACTCTGGAGCAACACCCTCTTCCTGATCGGCGAGTCGCTGGCCGAGAGCGGGCCGCGCGGCCGAGGGGCGAACAGGTCTGCGCATCCCTACCGGCGTTCCGCCGGTGCCACGACGGGTTCTGCCCACCGGAGCGCCGCCACGGCACGGCGCGAGGCACGGGAGTCGAGTCGCGGCGGGGACGCCGGGTCGACGGCCGCCGGTGCCGATGTGCCGTTCGAGCCCAGGACCTCGGAGGCGGAGCGCGGCGCCGAGGCCACGGCGGCCTGGTGGGCGGTGCGGGACTGGCAGGAGACCGCACGGGGTGCGAGTCGCGCCGGCGGCCGAGGCGCCTCGGGCCGGACCCGCCGCGCCGCCGAGGACTCCTCGGCCGGTGTCGAGTCCGATGAACCGCTGCCCGCCGCCGCCGACACTGCGGAGTCGGCGGCGGGGGACGGCGAGCAGACCTCGACCGCCGGTCAGTCGCGTGCCGAGGCCACGACGGCGATTCCCGCCCAGGCGGAGGCCGTCGACCCGGTGCCCTCGGAGTCCAGGACTCCCGCAGCGGGCCAGAAGGTCAGCGCCAAGCGCACCGCGACGCAGTCGGTGAGTGCGAAGGTCGACACCACGAACCGTGCGAAGACCAGGTCTGCGGGCGAGGCCAAGGGCTCGGATGCCGGGACGGACGCAGGCTCCGGCGGCCGTCGCGCCGCAGGCCGCAAGTCCTCGCAGGGGCGCGGCCGCCGTTCCTGA
- a CDS encoding phosphotransferase family protein, with protein MNSVVPAARAARPAWRDVPESTRASVQARLTAPVVQALGQAGGFTPGAASRLLLADGRRVFVKALPVDHPMADAYRAEARVSAQLPVEAPAPRLLFTVEREWTALVFEDVDGREPSLRPGSPDLAAVLAAVGGLARGLTPCPLSSVPAVLDDLGPLLQGWSALRAAPPENLDPWAHTHLDSLVAMESAWHPWAEGDTLLHNDLRPDNMIRRLDGRIIVVDWARPARGAAWLDVAGLVPALLMAGHEPRHAERLVIARPSLAGVPAWAVTGFAAALAGYWERGRRLPEPAGAAGLRRFQARAAVAALAWFRHRMRLS; from the coding sequence GTGAACTCGGTGGTGCCCGCTGCCCGCGCCGCCCGACCCGCTTGGCGGGACGTGCCGGAGTCCACCCGTGCCTCGGTGCAGGCGAGGCTCACCGCCCCGGTCGTGCAGGCGCTCGGCCAGGCGGGCGGCTTCACGCCGGGAGCCGCCAGCAGGCTGCTGCTCGCCGACGGCAGACGGGTCTTCGTCAAGGCCCTGCCCGTCGATCACCCGATGGCAGACGCCTATCGCGCCGAGGCGCGAGTCTCCGCCCAGCTGCCGGTCGAGGCGCCTGCGCCCCGACTCCTGTTCACCGTGGAGCGAGAGTGGACGGCGCTGGTCTTCGAGGACGTCGACGGGCGGGAGCCCAGCCTGCGTCCCGGTTCCCCGGATCTGGCGGCCGTGCTGGCCGCCGTCGGCGGGCTGGCCCGTGGCCTCACCCCGTGCCCGCTGTCCTCGGTGCCCGCCGTGCTCGACGACCTCGGTCCGCTGTTGCAGGGCTGGTCCGCCCTGCGCGCCGCGCCGCCGGAGAACCTCGATCCCTGGGCGCACACACATCTCGACTCGCTCGTGGCGATGGAGAGCGCCTGGCATCCCTGGGCCGAGGGCGACACGCTGCTGCACAACGACCTGCGGCCGGACAACATGATCAGGCGCCTGGACGGTCGGATCATCGTCGTCGACTGGGCCCGTCCGGCACGGGGCGCGGCCTGGCTGGACGTCGCCGGTCTGGTGCCTGCCCTGTTGATGGCCGGACACGAGCCACGACATGCCGAGCGGCTCGTCATCGCCCGCCCCTCGTTGGCGGGCGTCCCGGCCTGGGCGGTCACCGGCTTCGCCGCCGCGCTGGCAGGCTATTGGGAGCGCGGCAGGCGGCTGCCCGAGCCTGCGGGCGCGGCGGGCCTGCGTCGGTTCCAGGCCCGCGCCGCAGTCGCCGCCCTGGCCTGGTTCCGACATCGCATGCGCCTCTCCTGA